CTATTTTTCGGAATCTTACCGCATCTATTATGAAATCATCATCCAAATCTTCAAAGCTTTGTGATTTTAAGTTCGTCGTAAAAATTCCTAAACAAGTTTTATTAGGCTGACCAACAGCGTATAATTTTGATAATAATATACCGTTGGAAGGTATTATGTTTTCATAATTATTATCTTCTAAAATTATTCCTCCAGCCAGAATTTCTCCATGGTCGTTTATGTTATCTATAGGATCTTCAAGATCTTTGGTATTTACTTTTATAAAATCGGCATCCAATCCTTTTCTTTCCAAAAATTCTTTGATCAGTTCGTATTCAAATCCGTATAAATTTCCTTCTTTTTCCTCTATCATATAAGGTGTTTCGATGTAGTAGACCTTAACCTCGGCAGTCTTTTTTATGGCAATTAGATATATAAAAATAACAAAAGCGGCACCAATAGTTATTTCAACAAAAGCTACATCCGGAGCATTCAGAAGAAAAAATAGTACAGAAGTGGCTACAGAAAAAACTCCGTAACCGATGATCACGTTAATATAGCTTTTTTGTGATAATATGTATAATGAAAGAACGATCAAACTTAAAAACAAAAAAATTATAGAATAGTTCACTTGATTTTTCTGCCCACCTTTTCACCAGACTTTGCAGCGTGATAAGCAATTATTGAGGAGATTGCTGGATTTAAAACTAGAATGAGGATAGATAATATGAGTAATCTTGCCATGTTTTCTGGATATTTGAGCATCAGTGAGATTATAACGGAGATTATTCCTACTGTGTCTGCTATCCCGATTGCTTGAATTTTAGAATAGAAATCCTCCATAGTAAACAATCCTAAAGATCCTGCAAAAAGAAATATAATTCCTATTCCCATTAAAATATTGGCGATCATCTTTTATTACCTCCTCTTTCCAGGTAAGCGGATACTATCAAAACACCCCAGATGTTAAGAATTAAGAATATAATTATAACGTCTAAAAGAAACGATTGATCAGAGGCAAGGGAAAAAACTAACATCAGTATGACCGCTTTTGAAGAAAACGAAGAGTAGGAAAGTACCTTTTCCCATTTTGATTTTGTCAATATCAGCTTAATCAAAATCATAGAAAGAGATATAAGGATGAAAATTTCTAATATATTTATCAGATTATATCATCCTTCCAAATATTATCTGCTCTATGAGCTTCTTCAGGGGTTGAAGAAACTTTATGAACTATTAGTTTACCATCTTCTTCATATAAAACAAGTGTTTTAGGAGTTAATGAGATAGAATTTGCTATTGCAGCTTTTTCAAAATCTGATTTCCCTTTAACGTCTATATGCGATAAACCGGAGTACTTTTTTAAGAGTATCAAAGGCAAAAAAGAAAAGGCATTTTTGTACATTTTTAAAAGGCTACCCAAACTGTACGCCAATATTTGTATCGTCCCATAAGTAGTATTTTTAAAAAACAGGTTGGTAGTTCTAATTGTGATGATAACAACAAAAACTCCCAAAATTAAGGAAAGATCAGAAAAATCGTTAATTAGAACACTCCAAATTGTAAATAAAAAGATGTATGCCATATAAAACCACTTGCCTTATTGATAGGCTAAGTTACGACTGAGATTTCCAATCGTTTTAGATATATAACCGACAATTTCTTCCATTGTTTGTTTTATATCGTTTGTTTCAATTGAAAATCCAGCTGCTCGTGGATGACCGCCGCCACCATAATTAAGGGCGATCTTGGATACATCTGCCCACTTTTTGGATCTTAATGAAACATGATAAGAATCTTTTTCATATTCTTGAAATACAATAGCAATCTCAACGCCTCTTATGGATCGAAGATTTTCCACAAAAGAAGGCGAATCTTTTGGTAAAATGTTGTATTTGGAAAGCATATCCAGGGATAATAAAGAGTAAGCAATTTGGCCATTTAAGGCAAGTTTAAGATTGGAAATGACGTCTTTGTACAAATAGATCTGCTCTAATGGTATGTTATCTAATATGGTATTTGAAATATCGTTGATATTTGCTCCTTTTTCAATCAATTCAGTGACATCTTTGAAAACTAAAACGTCAGCATTTTGATATTTAAAGAAGCCGGTATCGGTTGCTATTCCCAACAAATTCATTGTGGCTAGTTCTTTGTCGTATTCAACATTTAAAGAACTTAATATTCTATAGACCATTTGAGCGGTTGAAGCCATCTTGGGGTCTACCCAGTTCAAATTTCCAAAATATGTATTTGTTACGTGGTGATCGATTAAAAGGACATGAAAAGCATTTAAAAATTTTTCAATTCTTCCTATTCTATCCGGTGAAGAACAGTCTAAAATTACCATAATATCGTAATTTTTATAAATTGTTTCTTCAATATCTTCGAACTTTTTGATCTTCGATTTAACCAAAGGGAATTGTAAAAGATATTCGGGAATTTCATCGTCGATGACGGCCGTCACATTTTTTCCCAATTTTTCTAATCCTAATGTCATCGATACTAAACTACTAACGTCATCTCCATCCGGGAGTATATGGCCTACTATCAAAATATTATCATTCTTACTTATTTCTTCTACGATATCTTTTAGGTTTTCGGACAACTTTTTTCCTCCATTCTTTTTAATGGTTTTCATTAAAATAATTTAATAGCGTTGTATACAACCTTTTCAAACTTTTCCTTTATTTTTTCAGTTATTCTAAGGACTTCTTCATGTCTTAAAGGTTGTGGGAGAATACCAGCAGCCATATTCGTAACAGCGGAAAATGAGATAACTTTTAAACCGACATGATTCGCCGCCATCACTTCTGGTAAGGTTGACATACCCACCAGGTCTGCTTCATACTTATCAAACATTCTAATTTCAGAAGGGGTTTCATAAGATGGACCCAAAGTCCATAAATAAGTCCCCTCTTTGAGTTCTATATTATCTTTCTTACATTTTTCAATAACGGTTTTCACCCATTTTTTGTCAACAGGATCAACTAAAGAAGGAAATCTTGGACCAAAATTCTCTAAATTAGGGCCTCTTAAAGGATTTTTGAATGTAAAATTGATGAAATCGACATCTACCACTATATCACCAGGAGAAAAAGTTCTGTTTATTCCTCCAGCTGCATTGGTTATTATCAAGCCTTTAACGCCTAAATTCTTCATCACATAAATAGGGAAAACAATATCTCTTAGTTCAATCCCTTCATAGGCGTGAAATCGTCCTTTTAATATGATGACAGGGATACCCTCTATGGTACCTATCACTAAAGATCCTTCATGCCCTACTACAGTTGATTGTGGGAAGAAAGGAATGTCTTTGTACTCAATCACCTTTGGATTTTCTACTTGATCCGCGATGTATCCAAGGCCAGAGCCTAATATTAATCCTAAAATTGGTTTTATTTCTGTACTTTCCTTAATGAATTGAGAAGCTTTTTCGATTTTGGTGGTCATATGTACCTCCTTAGGGCAAAAAATAAATTTAAAGATTTAAACCTTAATTTAGATTTCCTATTATTATATGCTTTGATTCATGTGACGTAAGGTTGATTACTTTTTCATTAACCAAAATTTCGATCATGTCATCGGTTTTCTTAATTACTTTTAGAGTTAAACCAGGATATATGCCTTTGTCCATTATGTTTTTTCTTAATGTAGAATCTCCTGAAATATCGTGTATTCTTGCAACTTCGGAAACATTCAAATCCCAGAGAGAAGTTTTGAAGTCATGAGGCATTTTCTTCTTATAATTTGAAATAAATTTCTTCGCTTCAGTTAACTCTATTGGGTTTCTTTTAAGGAATAACATCAATCCATCTAAAGAAATATAAAAATTATCATTCATGTGGTGCTCGATACCACAAGATAAGCTGTATGCTTCTTCTTTTGAAAGTCCTAAGACGTTGACAAAAAAATCTATAAGAATTATGTATCTTCTATAAACCTTTTCGGCGTTAAGCAAGCCTTTTTCCGTTAGTTTTACATAACCGTACCGTTCATGTTTAACATAACCATATTTTTCTAGTTTTCTAATGGCTTCAACTGAGGAAGCATCTTTTACCGACAATATTCGTGAAATATCTCTTACTCTTGGTATTTTTCCGTCGATATGTAAAATATAAATCGCTCTCAAATAATTTTCGAGGCTTTCTGAGATATTTTCAGCCAATATTTACTCTCCTTTTTTCAGTACTTCTCTGATGAACAAACCAGTTTCCATTCCCGTTTCAATTGTTTCCCCATCACATTCCACTATTGGAAAAGATGAAGTTTTCCCCTTCTTGACAACGGTAGCCTTCTTGCCGTTGTTTAAAATAACTTGGCTTCCTGTTGGGTACAACCCAACTATTGAAAAGAAAACACTTACATAATACGGATCAAAAATTAATCCCGAGTATCTTAAGAGAAAACTCATTGCATCGTATGGGGAGTTCCCTATTTCTATGTAGGAATCGTAGGCGTCTCCTATTTGTAATATTCTTACCAAGGGACTTATAGCGTTCTCTTTTAATCTCATAAAAATACCAGTTCCGTCGTAGCGTTCGTGGTGGGTAGAAATAGCATCTACAATTTCTTTTCCTATATTTTTTTGAATATTTTTTAATGTTTCATAAGCGGATACAATATGAGATCTGACCGTTACATCTTCTAGGTCTATATAATCAAATATCACTCTTTTTCCTATCAAGCTGTATCCAATGTCATGGAGCAAACACGTTTTTACAAGAGAGTCGAAGAATACATCTGGCATATTCAATTTTGAAGCAATTATAGAGGCAATAATCGATGTATTTATAGAATGAGAATTTAAAGCTTCGTTTCCTAGGGCATGGAATAAATTTAGTACGACGTCTTCAGTTTTTAAAAATTTCTTATAAATATCTTCGGCGAGAGAATCCAATTCTGAAGGATCATCCTTTAAATACGTTATATCTTTTACGAATTCAAAATGTTGATGCCATTCATTATATGTTTCCTCTTCTACAATAGGGGGAATATTTTCAAACTCTATGGAAATTTTTTCTTCAATCTTTTTTTCAATAAAATCATTTTCATCGTAAACATTTATGGTCTTTATGCCGTGACTTCTTAACCTGTTAATGTCAGTTGATTTTAAGACCGTTCCTTTTGGAATTAACAAAAGAGATTCTTTAAAAACATCTTCTGCAACTATTTGACCGGGTTTTAATTCATAAAAAGGGATTTTTTTCATAAAGAACACCCACCTTCAGGATTTTATTGATTGTTCGGTGAAAGTATCGAAACATATTTATTGTTAGAAAAAATATTGTTTGCCGTTTCAATAACGTTATGAATTTCAACCTTCTCTATATTTTTTATAAATTCTTCTATCGTCATGATTTTACCATAATTTACATACAAATCTAAAATATGTAGGGCCATAGATAAATTATTTTCTACTTCTAGAGTCAATTTACCGATTAATCTCTTTTTCCCGTAATTGAACCATTTTTCAATTTCTTTATTATTCTTGAGATCATCTACAACTTCCTGTATTTTTCCGAGTAGATTTTCTAGGTTTTTATCGGTTGTTGCCGCATAAAATAATAGCAAACCAGCTTTCGGATAAGTTTCATAATCAGATGTGACTTCGTAAGCTAAACCTTCTTCTTCTCTAATTTTTGAAAATAGCAGGGAACTCATTCCACTTCCCAGGAAGGTATTGAGTACTAGTGTAGAGTAATAAGATTTATCTAATTTAGAAGGTGCTTTAAATCCTTGAACTAAATAATTGCTAGCTAAATCATTTTTGTATTTTTTGATGAAGATTTCTTTGTCAACTACCGAAGGACTGGTGATGTTATTTTTAAAAGAGTTCAAATTTGCAATGCTCTTTATTCGGTTGAGTTGTTTCAATACTGATTCCTCATCGAACTTTCCTGATATTATGACTACTGTATTTTCCGGTTGATAGTATTTGTTGTGGAACTCTTCTATTGTTGTTTTCTTTATATTCATCACGGAATCTTTGTATCCCATTATAGGTCTTGAAAAGTTGTCATCGTATATATTTTTGTATAAGTTTTCAAATACAATGTTTATTGGTTCATCTTCATATGAAGAGATTTCTTCTAATATTATACCTTTTTCTTTTTCTATGTCTTCTTCTTTGAATAAAGGTTCATAAAGGATCTCTGACATGATTTCTAGTGTTTCATTCACTTTTAGAGAAGGTATCTTTGCAAAAAATACTGTGAAATTCTTTGAAGTGAAGGCATTTAAGACACCACCTACTTCTTCAATTGGTTGTTTAATTTCGAAGGTGTTTTTTCTTTTAGTTGCTCGAAAAGAAACATGTTCAATGAGATGAGATAATCCTGCATTTTCTTTTGTCTCTTTTGAGGAACCTACTTTCACACAAAAAAGTACGGACGCACTCATCATAGAATCCCTGTTAATAAGAATTACATCTAAACCATTGTCTAATATTTTATGAGTATACAAAGTTGGTTTTACCTCCATGTGCTAAAGAGTTTAAAATCATTTTTCTTAAATATTTTGTTTAAAAAAACACCAAATTTACGATATTTAATTATACCATAACATTATCAATTATATCTAACATATAATACAAACAATTGGATGGATGATTGTCCTAAGTAAGAATTTCGAAATTGGCTGTAAAGTTTTTCTCTGATTTTGGATTATAAAATAAGTATTAAAATTATTAGACATTTTAGGAATAAATGAGAGGAGAAACGAGGCAAAAACGCAAGAACTTTTTTATCCTTATGGGTATGGGGCGGGGAAA
Above is a window of Petrotoga mexicana DSM 14811 DNA encoding:
- a CDS encoding DtxR family transcriptional regulator, with protein sequence MAENISESLENYLRAIYILHIDGKIPRVRDISRILSVKDASSVEAIRKLEKYGYVKHERYGYVKLTEKGLLNAEKVYRRYIILIDFFVNVLGLSKEEAYSLSCGIEHHMNDNFYISLDGLMLFLKRNPIELTEAKKFISNYKKKMPHDFKTSLWDLNVSEVARIHDISGDSTLRKNIMDKGIYPGLTLKVIKKTDDMIEILVNEKVINLTSHESKHIIIGNLN
- a CDS encoding Na+/H+ antiporter subunit E, which gives rise to MAYIFLFTIWSVLINDFSDLSLILGVFVVIITIRTTNLFFKNTTYGTIQILAYSLGSLLKMYKNAFSFLPLILLKKYSGLSHIDVKGKSDFEKAAIANSISLTPKTLVLYEEDGKLIVHKVSSTPEEAHRADNIWKDDII
- a CDS encoding purine-nucleoside phosphorylase, with the translated sequence MTTKIEKASQFIKESTEIKPILGLILGSGLGYIADQVENPKVIEYKDIPFFPQSTVVGHEGSLVIGTIEGIPVIILKGRFHAYEGIELRDIVFPIYVMKNLGVKGLIITNAAGGINRTFSPGDIVVDVDFINFTFKNPLRGPNLENFGPRFPSLVDPVDKKWVKTVIEKCKKDNIELKEGTYLWTLGPSYETPSEIRMFDKYEADLVGMSTLPEVMAANHVGLKVISFSAVTNMAAGILPQPLRHEEVLRITEKIKEKFEKVVYNAIKLF
- a CDS encoding M16 family metallopeptidase; this encodes MYTHKILDNGLDVILINRDSMMSASVLFCVKVGSSKETKENAGLSHLIEHVSFRATKRKNTFEIKQPIEEVGGVLNAFTSKNFTVFFAKIPSLKVNETLEIMSEILYEPLFKEEDIEKEKGIILEEISSYEDEPINIVFENLYKNIYDDNFSRPIMGYKDSVMNIKKTTIEEFHNKYYQPENTVVIISGKFDEESVLKQLNRIKSIANLNSFKNNITSPSVVDKEIFIKKYKNDLASNYLVQGFKAPSKLDKSYYSTLVLNTFLGSGMSSLLFSKIREEEGLAYEVTSDYETYPKAGLLLFYAATTDKNLENLLGKIQEVVDDLKNNKEIEKWFNYGKKRLIGKLTLEVENNLSMALHILDLYVNYGKIMTIEEFIKNIEKVEIHNVIETANNIFSNNKYVSILSPNNQ
- a CDS encoding Na(+)/H(+) antiporter subunit B encodes the protein MNYSIIFLFLSLIVLSLYILSQKSYINVIIGYGVFSVATSVLFFLLNAPDVAFVEITIGAAFVIFIYLIAIKKTAEVKVYYIETPYMIEEKEGNLYGFEYELIKEFLERKGLDADFIKVNTKDLEDPIDNINDHGEILAGGIILEDNNYENIIPSNGILLSKLYAVGQPNKTCLGIFTTNLKSQSFEDLDDDFIIDAVRFRKIVMGGETLLSKKIEIIKDTSYRIIFYKRDKSLARDFNKFLEEIKSDTVYYENLVRRYIG
- a CDS encoding monovalent cation/H(+) antiporter subunit G, whose amino-acid sequence is MIANILMGIGIIFLFAGSLGLFTMEDFYSKIQAIGIADTVGIISVIISLMLKYPENMARLLILSILILVLNPAISSIIAYHAAKSGEKVGRKIK
- a CDS encoding HD-GYP domain-containing protein translates to MKKIPFYELKPGQIVAEDVFKESLLLIPKGTVLKSTDINRLRSHGIKTINVYDENDFIEKKIEEKISIEFENIPPIVEEETYNEWHQHFEFVKDITYLKDDPSELDSLAEDIYKKFLKTEDVVLNLFHALGNEALNSHSINTSIIASIIASKLNMPDVFFDSLVKTCLLHDIGYSLIGKRVIFDYIDLEDVTVRSHIVSAYETLKNIQKNIGKEIVDAISTHHERYDGTGIFMRLKENAISPLVRILQIGDAYDSYIEIGNSPYDAMSFLLRYSGLIFDPYYVSVFFSIVGLYPTGSQVILNNGKKATVVKKGKTSSFPIVECDGETIETGMETGLFIREVLKKGE
- a CDS encoding DHH family phosphoesterase, with the protein product MSENLKDIVEEISKNDNILIVGHILPDGDDVSSLVSMTLGLEKLGKNVTAVIDDEIPEYLLQFPLVKSKIKKFEDIEETIYKNYDIMVILDCSSPDRIGRIEKFLNAFHVLLIDHHVTNTYFGNLNWVDPKMASTAQMVYRILSSLNVEYDKELATMNLLGIATDTGFFKYQNADVLVFKDVTELIEKGANINDISNTILDNIPLEQIYLYKDVISNLKLALNGQIAYSLLSLDMLSKYNILPKDSPSFVENLRSIRGVEIAIVFQEYEKDSYHVSLRSKKWADVSKIALNYGGGGHPRAAGFSIETNDIKQTMEEIVGYISKTIGNLSRNLAYQ
- a CDS encoding monovalent cation/H+ antiporter complex subunit F produces the protein MILIKLILTKSKWEKVLSYSSFSSKAVILMLVFSLASDQSFLLDVIIIFLILNIWGVLIVSAYLERGGNKR